From the Acidilutibacter cellobiosedens genome, one window contains:
- a CDS encoding Fur family transcriptional regulator, whose translation MKQNTEQIKKYLKEHNIKPSTIRIKVFDFLLNNRIHPTIDEIYNNLINEIPTLSKTSIYNTMELFLKNNIVKLIKIDEKETRYDIDTSLHGHFKCESCGKIYDFKIEGKDLNEKGIEGFKINSKNIYYYGLCNKCIEEKNNNN comes from the coding sequence ATGAAACAAAATACGGAACAAATAAAAAAATATTTAAAAGAGCATAATATTAAACCTTCTACAATTAGAATTAAGGTTTTTGACTTTTTATTAAACAACAGAATTCATCCGACTATTGACGAAATTTATAATAATCTTATTAATGAAATACCTACTTTATCAAAAACAAGCATATATAACACAATGGAATTGTTTTTAAAAAACAATATAGTAAAACTTATAAAAATTGACGAAAAGGAAACAAGATATGATATAGATACTTCTCTTCACGGCCATTTCAAATGCGAAAGTTGTGGAAAAATATATGATTTTAAAATTGAAGGGAAGGATTTAAATGAAAAGGGAATTGAAGGATTTAAAATAAATAGCAAAAATATTTATTACTATGGATTATGCAATAAATGCATTGAAGAAAAAAATAACAATAATTAG
- a CDS encoding ABC transporter permease — protein MNVFIILWRNIKWRFHNAFTIMITILQPMLWLVLYSAVAGQSMKNIGIENYTAFILPGLIVLVSFGACSSSGIMNYIMKRDGSFYRILIAPIQRSSIILGQVLEAVLCTFFEVAVMCIISMIFSVKISSGFIGMILMALFVFMTAFFMAGLTYAISLSLPNEAVYETAMNAIVLPIFFLSTALFPVESLSGRLAVAVNLNPFTHIINAMRSLLFDEIILSKDILPVTILFIIMCCGSFGLALWRLKKETVQ, from the coding sequence ATGAACGTTTTTATTATTCTTTGGCGCAATATAAAGTGGCGATTCCACAATGCTTTTACAATTATGATTACCATCTTACAGCCTATGCTTTGGTTGGTTTTATATAGTGCTGTTGCCGGACAGTCCATGAAGAATATAGGAATTGAAAACTATACGGCATTTATTCTTCCTGGGCTTATTGTATTGGTAAGTTTTGGAGCTTGCAGCAGTAGCGGCATTATGAATTATATCATGAAAAGGGATGGCAGCTTTTACCGAATATTAATTGCTCCGATTCAAAGAAGCTCCATTATACTCGGTCAGGTATTAGAAGCGGTTTTGTGTACTTTTTTTGAAGTTGCCGTCATGTGCATTATCAGCATGATCTTCTCGGTTAAAATATCTTCGGGATTTATAGGGATGATTTTAATGGCTTTATTTGTATTTATGACAGCATTCTTTATGGCTGGATTGACTTATGCTATTAGTCTTTCCTTACCAAATGAAGCTGTTTATGAAACGGCTATGAATGCCATTGTATTACCTATATTTTTTTTGAGTACAGCCTTATTTCCTGTCGAAAGTTTATCGGGGAGATTGGCAGTAGCAGTGAACCTTAACCCTTTTACTCATATTATTAATGCTATGCGTAGCCTGTTATTTGACGAAATAATTTTGTCAAAAGATATTCTCCCCGTGACTATATTATTCATTATAATGTGCTGTGGTAGCTTTGGATTAGCACTTTGGAGGCTGAAAAAGGAAACAGTACAGTAA
- a CDS encoding M3 family oligoendopeptidase: MKFKDYKYIRPDMEKIKKDFSSLIEKFNKSVEVEEQNSIIQEINSLRSEVETMSTLVSIRNSIDTTDKFYADEKSFFDEKVPEYQDVVINYYRALVNSKFRKELERKWGTHLFELAEIQLKTFSPEIIEDMVKENKLITEYEKLISSAKIVFEGEERNLSQLQPFMESKDREVRKRAYEAHSNFFKENEEKFDQIYDELVKLRDKMAKKLGYKNFVELGYARMSRTDYNAEMVANYREQVKKYLVPIVAELKERQRKRLGLPSLKYYDEPLEFVTGNATPKGDPDWILKNGKKMFGELSEETKEFFNFMIDRELMDLVSKKGKMSGGYCTYINKYKSPFIFSNFNGTSGDVDVLTHEGGHAFQCYESKDMDVPEYVFPTSEAAEIHSMSMEFLTWPWMNLFFEDEEDKYKFSHLSGAVNFIPYGVTVDEFQHFVYENPEATPRERKSKWREIEKKYLPFRDYEDNDFLNRGGFWFKQSHIFEVPFYYIDYTLAQVCAFQFWIKYREDRNKAWNDYLKLCKAGGSKSFLELVKIGNIRNPFEDGCIKEVVKPIKEWLDGIDDSKF; the protein is encoded by the coding sequence ATGAAATTTAAAGATTATAAGTACATAAGGCCGGACATGGAAAAAATAAAGAAGGATTTTTCTTCTTTAATTGAAAAGTTTAACAAATCCGTTGAAGTTGAAGAACAAAATAGTATTATCCAAGAAATCAACTCTTTAAGGTCAGAAGTGGAAACAATGTCAACTCTTGTTAGCATAAGGAACTCCATAGATACAACGGATAAATTCTATGCGGATGAAAAAAGCTTTTTTGATGAAAAGGTTCCCGAATATCAAGATGTGGTAATTAATTATTACAGAGCATTGGTTAATTCAAAATTCAGGAAAGAATTAGAGAGAAAATGGGGAACTCATTTATTTGAGCTGGCGGAAATTCAGCTTAAAACTTTTTCTCCTGAAATCATAGAAGATATGGTAAAGGAGAATAAACTTATTACAGAATATGAAAAACTTATTTCTTCAGCAAAGATAGTGTTTGAAGGAGAAGAAAGAAACCTGTCTCAACTGCAGCCTTTTATGGAATCAAAAGATAGAGAAGTAAGAAAAAGAGCTTATGAAGCCCATTCTAATTTCTTTAAGGAAAATGAAGAAAAATTTGATCAGATATATGATGAATTAGTTAAACTTAGAGATAAGATGGCTAAAAAATTGGGATACAAGAATTTTGTGGAATTAGGATATGCCAGGATGTCGAGAACAGATTATAATGCGGAAATGGTTGCAAATTACAGAGAACAAGTAAAGAAGTATTTAGTTCCCATCGTTGCAGAATTAAAAGAGAGACAGAGGAAGAGATTGGGACTTCCGTCATTAAAATATTATGATGAACCTTTGGAATTTGTAACGGGAAATGCTACTCCAAAGGGAGACCCCGACTGGATATTAAAAAACGGCAAAAAGATGTTCGGGGAACTTTCAGAAGAAACAAAAGAATTTTTTAACTTTATGATAGATAGAGAACTTATGGATTTAGTAAGCAAAAAAGGGAAAATGAGCGGAGGATATTGTACCTATATTAACAAATATAAATCTCCGTTTATCTTTTCCAATTTTAACGGAACAAGCGGAGATGTGGATGTTTTAACTCATGAAGGAGGTCATGCCTTTCAGTGCTATGAAAGTAAGGACATGGATGTGCCGGAATATGTATTTCCGACGTCTGAAGCAGCGGAGATACATTCAATGAGTATGGAATTTCTGACATGGCCTTGGATGAACCTCTTCTTTGAAGATGAAGAGGATAAATATAAATTCAGCCATTTAAGCGGTGCGGTAAATTTCATTCCTTACGGAGTGACTGTAGATGAATTTCAACATTTTGTCTATGAAAATCCGGAGGCTACTCCCAGAGAAAGAAAATCCAAATGGAGAGAGATTGAAAAGAAATATCTTCCCTTCAGAGATTATGAAGATAATGATTTTCTAAACAGGGGAGGATTTTGGTTCAAACAAAGCCATATATTTGAGGTTCCATTTTATTATATCGATTATACTTTAGCTCAAGTTTGTGCATTTCAGTTCTGGATAAAATATAGAGAAGATAGGAACAAAGCATGGAATGATTATCTGAAGCTATGCAAAGCCGGGGGAAGCAAATCCTTCCTGGAGCTTGTAAAGATTGGAAATATCAGAAATCCTTTTGAGGATGGATGCATAAAAGAAGTGGTAAAACCTATAAAGGAATGGTTAGATGGAATAGACGACAGTAAATTTTAA
- a CDS encoding TVP38/TMEM64 family protein → MKKNRKMLKVLIILGFLIVMIYLVKNLDIYNKESITDFFSNADKNRNFTLFFILLTTLFITFFVPVTWFSVLGSFFFGLKGFIYVFLACIIGSIGVFYISKIFRDDVMKIVHKVYDRKPRKVNLDEISKKINKFGIGYIFFLRSMPFIPYSVVNCISGVTSVKFKDYILGTIFGMGPGLFTTSYFLVKAVNIKYNPMGAVWGVGIKLIYVFAVIMWYKKSKYRTKE, encoded by the coding sequence TTGAAGAAAAACAGAAAGATGCTTAAAGTTTTAATTATACTTGGCTTTCTTATTGTTATGATTTATTTAGTAAAAAATTTAGATATTTATAATAAAGAAAGTATAACTGATTTTTTTTCAAACGCTGATAAAAATCGGAATTTTACTCTGTTTTTTATTTTACTGACTACTTTATTTATAACATTCTTTGTGCCTGTGACATGGTTCAGCGTTCTCGGCAGCTTTTTCTTTGGCCTGAAGGGATTTATATATGTTTTTTTAGCTTGTATAATTGGATCAATAGGAGTTTTTTATATTTCTAAAATATTTCGAGATGATGTGATGAAAATTGTACATAAGGTTTATGACAGAAAGCCCAGAAAGGTAAATTTAGATGAAATTTCAAAAAAAATAAATAAATTTGGAATAGGATATATATTTTTTTTAAGGAGTATGCCCTTTATACCCTACAGCGTAGTTAATTGCATATCCGGGGTTACATCTGTTAAATTTAAGGATTACATTTTGGGAACCATTTTCGGAATGGGGCCGGGGCTTTTTACTACATCTTATTTCTTAGTAAAAGCGGTAAATATAAAATATAACCCTATGGGAGCAGTATGGGGAGTGGGAATAAAACTTATCTATGTCTTCGCGGTGATTATGTGGTATAAGAAAAGTAAATATAGAACTAAAGAATAA
- a CDS encoding flagellar protein FlaG yields MEISSLSTYSVNNDFVFVNNQREGNRNIELGKNNTVIEREKTEIEEKPEGEIIDAVESANKKFIAYDRKFEFSIHEKTKEIMVKVIDVNTNEVIREIPPEKILDLVAAIWEIAGIIVDEKI; encoded by the coding sequence ATGGAAATAAGCAGTTTATCAACTTATTCCGTAAATAATGATTTTGTTTTTGTTAATAATCAAAGGGAGGGAAATCGTAATATTGAATTGGGGAAAAATAATACCGTTATAGAGAGAGAAAAAACGGAGATTGAGGAAAAGCCCGAGGGAGAAATAATTGACGCTGTAGAATCTGCAAATAAAAAATTTATTGCTTATGATAGAAAGTTTGAATTTTCGATTCATGAAAAAACCAAAGAAATAATGGTTAAAGTAATAGATGTAAATACAAATGAAGTAATACGGGAAATACCTCCTGAAAAGATATTAGACTTGGTAGCTGCTATATGGGAAATTGCCGGAATTATAGTAGATGAAAAAATTTAA
- the fliD gene encoding flagellar filament capping protein FliD: MNSSSRITGLASGIDTETIINDLMKAERVKLDEVQQEKQLLVWKQEIYNSLNKDYANFILNTKKDLGLVSTTSTGSYVSNSYDNLTWVKKAISSNENIAKVSATAKSVNGIYNVNVKNLAEGVSLVSTGEISKDENGIKRDVTNLKQLGVNIGENEEKRVTVTTSNGSVTFKFVNSGEKVKVDKDNNIVSININEANLSDLAKAVSDAKVYSEDGKDQKSLGVKANYDSTIDRFFFQTSDTGSKNFLKVEEATVEVGEDGKITVVDGTGKNLFVGSENLLKVAGKDEDNQTFYLSNGIKREGKDAEISFNGAENILLSSNQFTINGIDFNLIDEGSFTVTVDTDVDSVYEKIQKFVDSYNELVEKTSNLLTEKKYRDYQPLTDDQKSDMKEDDIKLWEDKAKSGLLRSDGTLESTMSNMRSWLYNTIEGVSGSFDFIADIGITTESYSQGSVGGKLTIDETKLKEALRKDTNGVLEVLFKEPDYSSEALKGTNAYMQESQMTKEQIEAKRKQSGIVTRVYDSLIQGMGDIVLKSGTGDEADLYRKVKSNMLIDFVTKYGSISTIDEDVLDLDQKIYDLNQYLSDKEESYYTKFTAMEKAIASMSSQSSWLTQQFSQQ, encoded by the coding sequence ATGAACAGTAGTTCAAGAATAACAGGTTTGGCATCAGGAATAGATACTGAAACCATAATTAACGATCTGATGAAAGCAGAGAGGGTAAAACTTGATGAAGTACAACAAGAAAAACAGTTATTGGTATGGAAGCAGGAAATATATAATAGTTTAAATAAAGATTATGCCAATTTTATATTAAATACTAAAAAAGACTTGGGTCTTGTAAGTACTACATCAACGGGTTCTTATGTTTCAAATTCCTATGATAATTTAACATGGGTGAAGAAAGCAATTTCTTCAAATGAAAATATTGCCAAAGTTTCTGCTACGGCAAAATCAGTGAATGGGATTTATAATGTAAATGTGAAAAATCTTGCCGAAGGAGTAAGCTTAGTAAGTACGGGAGAAATTTCAAAGGATGAAAATGGCATTAAGAGAGATGTGACGAATTTAAAACAGCTTGGAGTGAATATAGGAGAGAATGAAGAGAAAAGAGTAACAGTTACGACAAGTAATGGGTCGGTGACTTTTAAATTTGTTAATTCGGGAGAAAAGGTAAAAGTTGATAAAGATAATAATATTGTGTCCATAAATATAAACGAGGCCAATTTAAGTGATTTGGCAAAGGCCGTAAGTGATGCCAAGGTTTATAGTGAAGATGGAAAAGATCAGAAATCTTTGGGAGTGAAAGCAAATTATGATTCCACTATAGACAGGTTTTTCTTTCAAACTTCCGATACGGGAAGCAAAAATTTTTTAAAGGTAGAAGAGGCAACAGTAGAAGTTGGAGAAGATGGAAAAATCACAGTTGTAGATGGGACAGGCAAAAATCTTTTCGTAGGAAGCGAAAATCTTCTTAAAGTAGCCGGAAAAGATGAAGATAATCAAACATTTTATCTTAGTAATGGAATTAAAAGAGAGGGTAAAGATGCAGAGATAAGTTTTAACGGTGCAGAGAATATTTTATTGTCATCCAACCAATTTACCATAAATGGTATAGATTTTAATTTAATTGATGAAGGTTCATTTACTGTAACCGTTGATACCGATGTGGACAGCGTATATGAAAAGATTCAAAAATTTGTGGACAGTTATAATGAATTAGTAGAAAAGACAAGTAACCTTCTTACTGAAAAGAAATATAGGGATTATCAACCTCTTACTGATGATCAGAAGAGTGATATGAAAGAGGATGATATAAAACTATGGGAAGACAAAGCTAAAAGCGGATTATTGCGCAGCGATGGAACCCTTGAAAGTACAATGAGTAACATGAGAAGCTGGTTATATAATACAATAGAAGGGGTATCGGGAAGTTTTGATTTCATAGCTGATATAGGAATAACCACTGAAAGTTATTCTCAAGGCAGCGTTGGAGGCAAGCTTACTATTGATGAAACAAAGCTGAAAGAGGCCCTAAGAAAAGATACCAACGGAGTATTGGAGGTATTGTTTAAGGAACCCGATTATTCTTCGGAGGCATTGAAGGGGACAAATGCCTATATGCAGGAAAGCCAAATGACGAAAGAACAGATTGAGGCTAAGAGAAAACAAAGTGGTATAGTTACAAGAGTTTATGACAGCTTGATTCAAGGAATGGGAGATATTGTCCTTAAATCAGGTACAGGAGATGAAGCGGACCTTTACAGAAAGGTAAAATCAAATATGCTTATAGATTTTGTAACGAAGTATGGAAGTATAAGCACTATTGATGAAGATGTATTGGACTTGGATCAAAAGATTTATGACTTAAATCAATACTTGTCGGATAAGGAGGAAAGCTATTATACGAAATTTACGGCTATGGAGAAGGCCATTGCAAGTATGAGCAGTCAAAGCAGTTGGCTTACACAACAATTTAGCCAACAATAG
- the fliS gene encoding flagellar export chaperone FliS, with translation MSLSVLNQYKQNSILTAAPEELTLMLFDGAIKFVNLGKIHIENGEIEKANSAILRAQDIIVELDSSLDMKYEISKNLDEIYKFILNRLIAANLKKDIAPLDESLELLNEIRDTWKELTREIKKMRYGNKQVKI, from the coding sequence ATGTCATTAAGTGTGCTCAATCAATATAAACAAAATTCCATCTTAACGGCAGCTCCGGAAGAATTAACTTTGATGCTTTTTGACGGAGCGATTAAATTTGTCAATCTTGGGAAAATTCATATTGAAAATGGAGAAATAGAAAAAGCAAACTCTGCAATATTAAGAGCTCAAGATATAATTGTGGAATTGGATTCTTCTTTGGATATGAAATACGAAATATCGAAAAATTTAGATGAGATATATAAGTTTATTTTGAACCGACTTATTGCAGCGAATCTAAAAAAGGATATTGCTCCATTAGACGAGTCTTTAGAGCTTTTAAATGAAATTAGGGACACTTGGAAAGAACTTACAAGGGAAATAAAAAAGATGAGGTATGGAAATAAGCAGGTGAAGATATGA
- the flgN gene encoding flagellar export chaperone FlgN gives MKEDLVSELIEISEKKLSLLDEMLLLTKKQRTVISQEKQGNLNEIIDKKDKIIDEIDKLDKIFILKFSRYKLENKVESIDKIDVRDKPELKNLKDVITKITSTLMAISIIDKENNLEIKDKLEDVKENLKKVKDGYRAYKGYNKKVKGSILIDEKR, from the coding sequence ATGAAGGAAGATTTAGTTTCAGAACTTATTGAAATAAGTGAAAAAAAATTAAGCTTATTAGATGAGATGCTTCTTCTTACAAAGAAACAAAGAACTGTAATATCTCAAGAAAAACAAGGTAATTTAAATGAGATAATTGACAAGAAAGACAAAATAATAGATGAAATTGACAAACTGGATAAAATCTTTATTCTTAAGTTTTCCAGATACAAATTGGAAAACAAAGTTGAAAGTATAGATAAGATAGATGTACGAGATAAGCCTGAATTGAAAAATTTGAAGGATGTTATAACTAAAATTACTTCTACCCTTATGGCTATTTCCATAATAGATAAAGAAAATAATTTAGAAATAAAGGATAAGCTGGAAGATGTTAAAGAAAATTTAAAGAAGGTTAAAGATGGATACAGAGCATATAAGGGATATAACAAAAAGGTTAAAGGAAGTATACTAATTGACGAAAAGAGATAG
- the hpf gene encoding ribosome hibernation-promoting factor, HPF/YfiA family, giving the protein MKINIKGKNIDVTESLRDTTLKKIGRLDKYFQKDVEVFVTYSVEKNRKIIEVTINLPGNILRAEESGDDMYVSIDRAVDILDGQIRKYKTKLQKRYQNGATIRFENIQPLNHEENKPKIVKTKKFPMKPMDEEEAVLQMELLRHNFFMFRNSETDEVNVVYKRKDGDYGLIEPEI; this is encoded by the coding sequence ATGAAGATAAATATTAAAGGCAAGAATATCGATGTAACCGAATCTTTAAGGGATACTACCTTGAAAAAAATAGGAAGATTAGATAAGTATTTTCAAAAAGATGTGGAAGTTTTTGTTACTTATAGCGTAGAAAAAAATAGGAAAATAATTGAGGTAACAATAAATCTTCCCGGAAATATTCTTAGAGCCGAAGAATCAGGCGATGATATGTACGTATCGATTGATAGGGCCGTAGATATTTTAGATGGGCAAATCAGAAAATATAAAACTAAACTCCAAAAGAGATATCAGAATGGTGCTACTATTAGATTTGAAAATATTCAACCATTAAACCATGAGGAGAACAAACCTAAAATAGTGAAGACTAAAAAATTTCCTATGAAGCCTATGGATGAGGAAGAGGCTGTACTTCAAATGGAGCTTCTGAGACACAATTTCTTTATGTTTAGGAATTCGGAAACAGATGAAGTAAATGTTGTTTATAAAAGGAAAGACGGCGATTATGGCTTAATTGAGCCAGAGATTTAA